Below is a window of Desmonostoc muscorum LEGE 12446 DNA.
CACGAATGCCTCTAGCATGACACTCATCAATCAAGTTTTTCAACTCAGCAGTAGTACCATAACTAGATTCTGTTGCAAAGAAGTGGCGGGGATTATAACCCCAGCTATGATCGCCAGGATATTCTTTTATTGGCATCAACTCAATAGCATTGATTCCTAATTCACACAAATAATCTAACTTTTCAACAACATGTTTGTATTTGCCTCGTGCATAAGGGTCATCTTCACCACCAGAAAAATCACCAACATGCAGTTCATAAATTACTAATTCATGGTCAGCAGGTAAAGGTTTATCATCATGTCGCCAAACATAGGTATCAACAATTCTTTCCCCATCTTTGACGCGGATAATACCATTATCTTCTCCACCCACTTCATCTATATCAGTTGCATAGGGATCTGTGACATCAACCCATTGTTCTGGTTCAAAAAACCATGAATTTGTTTGCACACGGAATTTATATTGATAAGCGCCATCTTCTAATTCAACACTTGTGCGGAAATAGCCATCTTCACCTTTTTCCATTGGAATTTCTTGCCAATCAGAAAAAGAACCAATTAGTGCGGCTCCTTTGTTGTAGGGTGCAAATAAATTAAATTCAATTGGCTTTGCCATAGAAGTGTTTGTAATATCAAGGGTTGATAGAAGTATTCTCTGATGGTTAATTAAATTTGCAAATCACTCTAGAGAATGAATTGAATAAGTAGTGCTTCTATCTTCAGGAATAATTGATAAATATTTTTTCGGAAATTTAGCTGTTTTTATTGAATTTTGACTTTTTATAGTATCTAGTAATTAAAACATCATGGAGATAGGAAACATAAAATTCCTTTCAACAAGGCAAAAAATGATTCAGAATTCAGGATTCTGAATCAATCAGTAGCGATTCTAAATTATCCACTTCAAGCATTGCTGAACTGAGAATTATGAATTTGATTTTAATCAATTTTGCCGCTATTTTGTTGGAGATAACTTAACAACCAATTCGCAGCTGTGGCCCTGCGAGTTTGTCGAGGCCCAAATTCACCAATTTTGTAACCTTTGAAGCCCAGTTTTTGTTTGAGTGATTGTTTATTTTCAGTAGGAATAGAACGAGTTAACTTGACTGTTGCGGGGCGAGAGTCAATAAAATCTGGTGGTTCTGGGTACTCATCCTGCCATTCTGGTGCAACTTGGCTAGTATCCCATTGTCCAGTTGATGAATCATAGCGATAGCCTAAATAATGCCATAGCAACTGATTAACTGTGGCATCATCTAGTTCTTCGTTGAGAATTGCCCAAATTGTGTCTGTATTGAGTGGTGGCAGATTAGACATAAGTAAGTAAGAATTCAGAATCCAGAAATTAGAATTTAAGAAAACCTTTATGATTAGCCTATTACACTTCTAAAGACAGGGGCAATTTTATTTTTATCTACACCTGCTGGAAGATTTATCTACTACAAGCATTAGACAAACTACTAAAGAGATCCTAGATCAGGGGATTCGCTTTCCTCAGGAGGAAAATTATGGGAATAGGCGATTTGTTTAGAAATATAGTCGGTGGCATCCAGAAACGACGTGATGAAGAGTGGGATAATCGCGATCGCACTCTATACAGTTATCGCCCCGAAGACGACGATGAACACCGCGACTACAGATATCGCAGCGAAGATGACGAGGACGAAGACTACGGGTACAGATATCGCCGCAATGACGACGAAAACACTGATTACACATATCGTGACGAAGACGAAGAGGAAGACCGCGATTAATTTCCCAAGTTCGAGTTAAAAACAGGTTGTGTATACAAAACTAGGTAGACTGGAAATCGTAAAGAATAAACCAGTCTATGCAGAATTCCACAGCACTGCCAAAGATCATCCGCGCCCATGTATTCATTTCTGGCCGAGTCCAAGGAGTGGGCTACCGCTACGCCACTGTGGATACAGCTAGCCAGTTAGGATTAACTGGTTGGGTGCGGAATCTCCCCGATAATCGAGTAGAAGCAGTTTTTGAAGGGGCGCGAGAGATTGTAGATGAGATGGTTCGCTGGTGTCACTCCGGCCCACCTGCTGCTGTAGTCAAAGAGGTTGCAGTTGAGTACGAAGAACCAGAAGGGCTGCGAGGATTTGAAGTTAAGCGGGCTAAATAGTTCGGCATTGGGCATTGGTTATTTACAAATAACAAATGACAATCAACTGCTATGTTTTTTAATTATCTGGTGGCAAGTAGTTTATGGTTTTGTGCAAAATTAAAAGTTGAACGAGTGAAAATTTAATCTCGGTTTAAACCACAACCCAAACAACGCATACAAACAAAAAAAGCCGCGAAAACTGAGATAATCTCAAATGGCAATTGAAATGATAAGGGAGCTAGACAAAATCCCCAAATCAGAGAAATTGTCCCAGTTATCATAGTGGCAATCCGATGAATTTCGTCTTGAGATTTCCAAGCTAAAAACAAAATTCCTAAACCAATTAATAATAATACTAAACTACTCATAAAAATATTGATTGTTCAAACCCTAAAAGTTAATCATCCAAACCTGGAATGCTGGCAGAAATGGTATTATTTTGCTGATTTATATCTTCACTCTTGCTGCGATTATACCACCTAGAGATCCCAAGCAGGCGATCGCTTTCTATGTCCTTGACCTTTGCTGACAGCATTGGCAACTATCTAATCTGATTTGATTTGGAGAATCACTCGTAGAGGTAAGGGACTGGGGACTGGGGACTGGGGACTGGGAAGAAGGAATAAAGGTGTACCTAGCTTCCTAAAAATCAAATATGAGTCCTATAGTTTTACCACACAGCAAGGGTGGATTAATTGTATAGGCATACAATAATTGGGATGATGTTACAAATAGATTAACTATTTTTTATACCAAATCCAGGCACTATTTAACTACGTAAGTAAATTTATTTGCTTGATTAGAGTTTTTCAAATCTTTATCAAAGTAAGTTTGATTACTAGTAGTAATAAACTTACAAAACAAGTACTTATAACCAGTTTTATGGCTAATTAGTTTTTCTATGAAGATGGAAACAAACTATTTTAATTAGTTGAAAAATAGTGTCAATATATGAAAATAAGATTATGAAGCAGAGGAATCTGACATACATAGTACATTGTCAATGAATTCTCAGCAAGGCATAGGAACCGAGTTTAAGATTGCAATTCTAAGCGCGAGTAATTTACGAGGACTATACACAGACCGCCGTGTAAGGGATTACTAACAAATAAATTACTACTACTTTTGGGGTGGGCGTCTCGCCTTGGCTACAGGCAGGCAACACATCCACCTCACAAAAAAATTGGATGTTTTTTTTATTTGGAAGTCCCTAATCGTTAAATTGCCAAAAATTTAGTAGTAAACCCTTTGCTAACTCTCAACTCTGAACTAACATTTATGCAGCTGAATCAGAAACTTTTTCTATACTCTTCTCTGGCTCAATTTCGATTACTCAAAAAAAGTTATACTGCCAAAATCATGGTAGTGGCGTTTTTGGGAACTCACGTACCACTTTTGACTTTAATCTTCAATTTCGTAACTTCCAACTCCTATTCTTGGGAAATAGCCATCCGAGTGCTGCTGAATGCTCTTTTAGCTACACTAGCAGGAACAGCAGCTACTCTTTGTGCATTACACTACCTACTTGCTCCCGTGATTTTGACATCTGCGGCATTGCAAGACTATTTGCAAACCAAAAAATTACCACAACTGCCCACAGAATTTGGTGATGAGGCAGGCACACTCATGGCAGATACTTCACAAACTCTGCACAAATTAGATGAGTTGATTCACCAGATTACTAATTATGATAATTTGACTGGGTTACCGAATCGAGATTTATTCGGCGATCGCCTTTACCAAAACGTGTCACAATCTCAGAATCCCCAGCAATTGGTTGCTGTTCTTGCTCTGGGCATTGATGATTTCACTGGTATAAGTCATGGGTTAGATCATGAAACATCCAATCATCTATTAAGAGCAGTTGCCCAACGTTTGACAAACTGTATGGCTAAAACAGATATCCTCGCCCATTGGAGTCAAGATGAGTTTGCGATCGCTCAGATGGATATCTTATCCTTTGAAAAAGTGATTAATTTCACAAAAATCCTACAGAATACACTATCCAAACCCTTCTTTATAAATGCTCAGCAGATTCACATCACAGCTAGCATCGGTATTACAATTAGTGACTTAGGCGATCGTAATAGTGTGGATCAACTATTGCAACAGGCTCACATAGCACTGTATCAAGGAAAACAACAAGGGTCTAGCCAATACCAGTTTTATTCACCAGAAATTAACGCTCAATTGCAAGAGCGATTAGCATTGGAAAACGAATTACATGGAGCGCTGGAGCGCGGCGAAATGGTAGTTTATTACCAACCGCTGATTGATTTGCACACCAAACAAGTCACAGCAGTGGAAGCACTATTGCGCTGGCAGCATCCTACCAGAGGTTTGGTTCCTCCAGCAAAATTTATTCCCATTGCCGAACATAACGGTTTAATCGTACCTATTGGTGAATGGGTGTTGCGAACCGCCTGCGCCCAAAATCGAAATTGGCAACTTGCTGGACTACCGCCAATTCGGATGTCAGTTAACCTTTCGGCTCGACAATTTGAACAAGTAAATTTAGTCGGCGTTGTCAAACAAATCCTAGAAGAGACAGGATTGCAAACATCTTACCTAGAACTGGAAGTCACTGAAAGCTCTTTGATAAGTGATATTCAGCACTCCGTTAAAACCCTCAAACAATTACGAGAACTAGGAGTATGGCTAGCTTTGGATGATTTCGGCACTGGTTATTCTTCTCTGAACTATTTGAAGCGCTTTCCTGTGAACATGCTGAAAATTGACCGCTCATTTGTGCAAGACGTGACATCAAATTCTGATAGCGCCGCCGTCACCGATGCCATCATTGCGTTAGCTAAAAGCCTCCAGTTGAAAATTACAGCAGAAGGGGTGGAAACTCAAGAACAGCTTGACTATTTAAAAAAACGTGGGTGTCAAGAAGGCCAGGGATTCTACTTTGGTATCCCTGCTCCCGCCGACAGAATCACCGAAATAGTCAAGCAGAATTCTCTGCAAATACACGAGATAGCTGCATAATAACTATAGCTCTCAATCGTGCTGTATCTATATATTTACAGCTGATACGTTGAGGGCTTTTTAAACTTCTTAAGAGACTATTCAAACATCCTCTGAGAGGATGTTTGAATAGTGGTTGGCTGTGATTTTAATAGAATGATTACCCCCCTTAATCCCCTCGATGTATTGGGGGGAAACCGGAAAATAATCTAGTTCCCTCCCCTTTATAAGGGGAGGGTTAGGGTGGGGTAAAAAATATTTGATACATCAATCATGACTTTTCAAACATCCTCTCAAGGATTGTTACCTTATTCCCAATATGTCTTCCAATCATCCTTGAAAGCTTGCTGTAATTTCTTCATATAAGAATACGTTTTTATTTTCACCATCCATAGCTTATTACTCTTACTGCCGCCTCCTTTACAAATAACACCTTCAGCTACAGCATATTTACCTTCTCGAACATCATCAATAAATTGACCTGTTAATTTACCACGATAGACAACCCGTGCAATGTTTAAGTGACTAAAATCTCGAATAAATTGTTCGGGACTAATAATACATTTATCAGTTTGTACATCAAAGAGAATTAGTTGTTTTGGGTCATCTTTTCGATGCATTCCTGCAAAGGAGTTATTCCCAAAAAACTCTGTAAACACAGTAATTTCTGGGTATTGATAATTTAAATTTTCTTGAAATACTGTTTTTAAAGAGTTAGCAAAGTCTCTGTTAAAAATCTCAGGAGCTTCTTCTAAACCGGGATGTGCTTCGTTAAATTGTCCAATTCCCATATCATCCAAATCAAAACGATCCCGACGTGTACCAAAGGCATACCACCCAAGCTCCAAATCCCAAACCCAGTGGAGATTTGTACCATCATATTTCTCGAAAGCTATACACCGCTCCCAAGGACAATTTTTGCTGTCTGGGATTTTAGGATAAACAAGTTGCACTCGTGCCATTGTGATAAAAATACGTTTATCTATAGTTCCTGCTTCACCAAGGATTGCCAACCATTGTGAATCCAGCCCAATAATAAGGATGCATCAGTGATTCATCAGCTTCATCAATACTTTCAGCAGGCAAAGGCAAGTTCCCGACTGCTCCCAAACCTTGGATTTGACCATCCTTGACGTAAATTTGCCCTTTGGCCATAGCTATTTGAGCTTGTCTCAAAGCCTCTGCCTTAATCGGAGCTGTCTTTAAATTCTCATAAAATTTGGTCATTAATGCTGCTGTACCAGAATCATTAACCGACCAAAGACTGGCAACACTAGTTTTCACACCTGCCAGCACTGCTAAACCCGCAAACCCAAGTTCTGATTCTTCATCCCCCAAGGCTGTCCTACAAGCACTCAACACCATCATTTCTACTTGGGGTTCGTTCAACCGCAACTGCCGTAACTGGTTCAAGCGTAACTTGTCTTCCCACAGTTGAATATAAGAATTACTCAAGCCACCGGTCGCAAAATCGGCATGGGTTGCCATGTGAATAATGCCAAAAGGTTGTTGACGGCGAACACTTTTGAGATTTTCTAAGGTGGCTTGTTTGTCTAACAACAATTTGCCTTGCCAGAGTTTGGATACCAATGTTGAAATCTCCACGGGAACTGCTGGTAAAGGATCTTGCCCTTGAGTACTCTGAGAAACCCCCAGGGCTAAAATTTGAGATTTTCTAATGTCTGTGTAGAGGGTGTTGGTCAAGCTGAGACTTGGCATCAAGCCAATGCTGTATTTTTCTACCAGAAACTGCTTACCATCGTGAAGCGCTGCCATTGGAGTTGAACGTAAACCAATGTCTGGTAAAAAGACTAAATTGTTAATTTCTCTCGTTTGTAAATCTGCCTCCAGTGGTGCAATTATCCAGCGATAAAGTTGTTGAGATGGACGCAAATAACCAGTGCGGCGACGGTTTTGTGGACTTACAATTTGGTCACGAAATTCTTGAGCTACTTGTAAAACTTTGGCTCTGGTGGTTTCTGGGATACGCTTACGAATGGGGTCACCTTTGCCAGTGACTACCACTACTTCCAGTTGATCGCTATCCTGTTCTGCTAGGGTATTCAACTGTTTAGTTCTCTCTGGTATAATCTCCACAGGGACAAAACTAAGGTAGATAAATGCAGGTTTTACA
It encodes the following:
- a CDS encoding acylphosphatase translates to MQNSTALPKIIRAHVFISGRVQGVGYRYATVDTASQLGLTGWVRNLPDNRVEAVFEGAREIVDEMVRWCHSGPPAAVVKEVAVEYEEPEGLRGFEVKRAK
- a CDS encoding putative bifunctional diguanylate cyclase/phosphodiesterase, coding for MQLNQKLFLYSSLAQFRLLKKSYTAKIMVVAFLGTHVPLLTLIFNFVTSNSYSWEIAIRVLLNALLATLAGTAATLCALHYLLAPVILTSAALQDYLQTKKLPQLPTEFGDEAGTLMADTSQTLHKLDELIHQITNYDNLTGLPNRDLFGDRLYQNVSQSQNPQQLVAVLALGIDDFTGISHGLDHETSNHLLRAVAQRLTNCMAKTDILAHWSQDEFAIAQMDILSFEKVINFTKILQNTLSKPFFINAQQIHITASIGITISDLGDRNSVDQLLQQAHIALYQGKQQGSSQYQFYSPEINAQLQERLALENELHGALERGEMVVYYQPLIDLHTKQVTAVEALLRWQHPTRGLVPPAKFIPIAEHNGLIVPIGEWVLRTACAQNRNWQLAGLPPIRMSVNLSARQFEQVNLVGVVKQILEETGLQTSYLELEVTESSLISDIQHSVKTLKQLRELGVWLALDDFGTGYSSLNYLKRFPVNMLKIDRSFVQDVTSNSDSAAVTDAIIALAKSLQLKITAEGVETQEQLDYLKKRGCQEGQGFYFGIPAPADRITEIVKQNSLQIHEIAA
- a CDS encoding polyribonucleotide nucleotidyltransferase; the encoded protein is MGIGDLFRNIVGGIQKRRDEEWDNRDRTLYSYRPEDDDEHRDYRYRSEDDEDEDYGYRYRRNDDENTDYTYRDEDEEEDRD
- a CDS encoding DUF1823 family protein, which codes for MSNLPPLNTDTIWAILNEELDDATVNQLLWHYLGYRYDSSTGQWDTSQVAPEWQDEYPEPPDFIDSRPATVKLTRSIPTENKQSLKQKLGFKGYKIGEFGPRQTRRATAANWLLSYLQQNSGKID
- a CDS encoding RNA ligase family protein; this encodes MAILGEAGTIDKRIFITMARVQLVYPKIPDSKNCPWERCIAFEKYDGTNLHWVWDLELGWYAFGTRRDRFDLDDMGIGQFNEAHPGLEEAPEIFNRDFANSLKTVFQENLNYQYPEITVFTEFFGNNSFAGMHRKDDPKQLILFDVQTDKCIISPEQFIRDFSHLNIARVVYRGKLTGQFIDDVREGKYAVAEGVICKGGGSKSNKLWMVKIKTYSYMKKLQQAFKDDWKTYWE